In Ananas comosus cultivar F153 linkage group 10, ASM154086v1, whole genome shotgun sequence, the sequence gagtgttgctataatctaaaagagtgctgctaatctaccaacatttatttaagtatCTAGCAACCGTcagaactctacctcgttggctgcggtggcggaggaggacgagaggaaatgatcttcgtctaggatttcagtcgattaagtgaggggagaagaaaaaatgataatcgattttttttttctttttcttttcttttcttttctgtttgtaatcgggccgaatgggctaaGTGGAGTGGGATGAGTAGagtacccttttatttttagttggattggactttatatttagtcattagtaggattttttttaagttttggcataaatgtgacacttatacaaaaatgtcctaaacatgtgtcgctataacctaattctgttatagtgtATTTTGCGAGACTCTCCTACCccgatttaattaatttctcttATATGATATTATGATTCAAGTGTTGGCCTTATGGTCAAAATCCGCCCACATATAAGAGAGAGTGTTGATTATAAAAGATAAGAAGCACCGTTCTGTAGCAGCTcaagttgttagagaacaaattcttttgaatattttgttgtagttACGTAACTAATCTTGTAATTGGCTTGCAGTTGATTTTGAAGGACCATCAACTCACGCGAGTTCTAATCCTTTGGAAGAGAAGATAAGCTCCGAAAAATTAGGTAAGCCTGAGTTTTCAAATCCTTCGGAAGAGAAGATAAGCTCCGAAAAATTAGGTAAGCCTGAGTTTTCAGTTATTGAGGTTGAATTTTAGTTATACTATTTCAAGCTTTAGATATCACTAGAATAGTACTAGGTCTGTGACGAATTGAGTAAGTAcacttatttaataaaaaatgcGCATGCAAGTGCGTGCTGGGCAAGGCTTGACAAATGCAGTTCGAGTAGAGCTTTTCCGGAAGCTTTAATTAAAGCTTGACAAATGCAATTAGAGTAGAGCTTTTTGAGAATCTTTAATTAAAGTTTCCACTAGTTGGAGACACAGGTGAAAGTTTCAAATTAGAGTTTCATCTTTCGAGTTTGGTCGATATTTCGGCTTCCTGTTTTAACTAGAAGctctagatatacttgctcaCGAAGCTTTGACTTCTGCTTGTCGATTAGTATTGGGAAGCTGGACCAAATAAGCACAAACCAATGAAAAGATGCAGTGATGAGATTTTTCAGATTCATGTTATATGTTATCGTCTTTCTCATCTGTCATACTGAGAGTCTGAATAAGTTGAAGCCTCAGAATAAAGAGGATGGATCAAAGAAAATTCATCAGTATCTAGCCAAcctactgttttttttttctaaaaaaaattactttgaccaatatatatatatctaatatatgAGTATATGGGATCATGTTGTAGGTGGTGAACAGGTTGAAAATGTGAAGCCTCAGAAGAAACTAATCTGCAACTTCGCAGAACCAAGATCTGATGTGTGTGAAATGGACGGCGATGTTCGTATTCATGGCAATTTTTCTTCTATATACTTTATTAATTCCTTCGAGAGCGACACTTCAGTAACAAATGAGACTTGGCAAGTCAAGCCTTATGCTCGAAAACACGACCGCACGTTAATGGAAAGAATTCGAGAACTTACCATAGCATCTTCGCATGATCCTTTTGATGCCCCTACTTGCACCGTAAATCATAGCATCCCCGCCGTTGTATTTGCGACAGAAGGATATACCGGAAACTTCTACCATGACTTCACTGATGTACTGATTCCTCTCTTCATAACTTCTCGACAGTTCGATGGTGAAGTTCAATTCCTTATATCACAAATGCATATCTGGTGGGTTCACAAATATGAAAGGATTTTTAAGAAGCTCTCGAACTACGAAGTTATCGATCTCGGTAAAGAAGTTAAAGTTCATTGTTATCCTCATGCAATTGTAGGCCTACACAGCCACAAGCCTTTAAGCATCGAGCCCTCACGAGCTCCGAATAACTATTCCATGGTCGACTTCGCAAAGTTCATGCGGACGGCCTACGCTCTAGATCGGGATTCACCGATAAGTTTGCGCGAAAACCCTAGAACCAACAAGCCAAGGCTTTTGATCATAGCAAGGAATCGCACTCGGCAGCTAGTAAATGCTGACGAAGTTGCTCGAATGGCGGACGGGCTAGGGTTCGAAGTTGTCATCGAGGAGGCCTCGTTCTTCAGAACGGTGGCGCAGTTTGCGCAGATCGTGAACTCGTGTGATGTGATGATGGGTGTTCATGGCGCGGGCCTCACCAACTCTATCTTCCTTCCTACTAATGGAGTGCTCATACAAGTAGTCCCATTTGGTATGCTTGAGGGCGCGAGTATGGCGGACTTTGGGATACCTGCAGGGGACATGAAGTTAAAATACTTGCAATATAGCATAAGTGAAGAGGAGAGCACTCTCATAGAGCTTTATCCAAGGGACCACCCTGTGCTTAAAGACCCCAAGTCATTGCACAAGCAAGGATGGTCAGTCTTGAGCAAAATATACTTGCGTCAGCAAAATGTGAGGCTTAATGTCACAAGGTTTAGGCCTGTTTTAGTGGAAGCTATGGGGCTTCTTAATTAGTCAATAGCAATAATGCTATGGTTTGATGTGTTTATGGGGTGTGTACAAGCAATTTGAGTTAGACAAAGGAGTTTACTTGGTTTAATGTGTGATTTTTATCAACttataaagattaaaaattaataattacatCACTTGTGtgttattctttcttttttaaaacaaataaaagctgaaatctctctctctctcctctagaGCACAAACTTGTAAATTTCATGTAATACTCCAAGTGAAACATGAAAACATAATGAAGTTGGGAAAGCATTGAATCATGTAAACCTAATGGAGGTTCGAATTCAAGGAACTACATAGAATTTGTGAAGGCCTTaattgtcacgcctcgggacccagTGGAAGCCCgtccggtgcgtgtccagactcgccatatgcctacaacatataaggcgtttacaacaaagcgataattAAAACAAAGATAAACGAGTATCTAGAGTTATCAGAGCATGAGTATAACTAGATTCTAATAGCAAGTGGATAAAAGAACTAAACAACTAACATAAACCATAAAGGTAAATATATCAAGATTCCGAATACAAGTGCTAGATATACAAAAGTGGTGGTTTCTATATAAGAtacaaaactctcaacctctccaagtaaaaaataaaaagagaggtGAACCACCTAATAGCAAAACCCTCGCAACTAGCTAGTAGCGACACCCTtaccgcggtccctagcctctcccggtgtggaaggctctgtaacacaaacaacaaaacaggaggcgtgagaactattaaacaatagttcccagtgggtaagccgccgacattagcgaaatacaccactaggttatgGAGACATAAGTAGTAAGTTCtaacatttaattaaaatgaacaACATGTATGCTAAAGCATGAAATAAACttactaaactactatgcctctacttagcatgaattctGCAAGAATATgagctattctaacatgaatgagcATGTATGTAAATAGCATAATGTCCACGAGTACAACTAGTAGAATGTCAACATTTACTAAATAGTCTAATGTCACATTGCATTTAAGTTCAATATTGTTCCAATCATATAGGACATACACAAGGGTAGttcggcttgcgccgtgcctaatggccccgtggtggtcaacattcccaccctaggaatgagcctcccccacgacaTCCCATTTCAgcgtccaatcccgcacgggcgaacttatgtcgcgatggctatctccggagtgccggcttgtggggagcgaccctcacaagcatgtgcgaatgagcacaatgacaagcaAGGGTAATCATCCttctcaagtccaatgtcatcatgtttAAAACATGGTATAAAGGCTAATGTCCCAACGGCCTATTACTATGTCATCAAGTACATGTTTAACTATTTGCTAAGttgaatgccactttatgacatttaatgtccactatgtcaagcatgagTTTTATGTCCAATAGCATATTATActtatcattttcactatatgaaacatgattTTAAGCCATATAGAAGAATGCTATTCGGgatttttagtgcaatagtcttctcctaaaattttatcctaaaaaaagacctgttaaatttttatttgtaaatatagtcCTATAAaaacggtaaatgattcaccgcttttaaaagcggtgaaccatttaccgctttctttcttttttttacttctttctatatttctacgatggtaaaagtggtgaatggttcacagtttttattctttttctactctAAAAaagaagttatgaatgcggtgaatcattcaccgcatttagaggtctatttttataattaatttttttaaaaaactatttttatataattataaaaattgataggattatttataaaaaaaattcacgcTATTCACTTGCATGAATACTATATACaaatctctctactacatagaggtagaatatcatgatacataacatatatattttaagcattctaaaattcatatataccctatctagcatgaatatgcatgtatttttattttacaataagaAATATAACATAgggggaattcacccatttcggtgaggtcaaacccaccaagaactcCTCGGATTCCCTTCGTTTGTGCCAACGAAGATGTCTACTAGTCTCCTAACTTCTTAAAGAAAATTCTAGGAGGGTTAGACGAAATGAACGAACACTTCACgtgttcatctttaaccaaccGAAGAATATGGCAAAACTTACCTAAAATGGTAGAAAAAATCCTCCTAAAATTCAAATGGAAGATAGAGCCCTTCAAAATCAACCCTAAGGaaggttctacacctatcaattaggtctcaaaatctacaaatcaaaaacctccaaataaaccctagatttctcatttctaggtttcAATACAAAAATCCGCCAAAAACATGATCTAAAGGGAAGATCAAAGCTACTAACCTCTCTTGATGCTCCAAATCTAGTTAGCAAGGTGCTaaggttgaagatctctcctccaacaagctccaaacaaagctctaatgcttctccaatggtggaaaccTAACATGAAGCAAagaggagaggaaatgagagatcAAACTAAGCTAAAACCAtaaaaagggagaaaaaccACGGGAGAGGGCTCCCACCTGTGATCTCCACgaactagggctcaaaagagctctccaAAGGCTGTGAGGGGGTTATATAGAGTTGTAACAATCTCAAAAACACCCATCAACAACGCACAGTCTGCACTGCACTGCGTATCGATGATACGggattgggtaccggtaccaggcagcagcacgcgcaaacccgagtCTCGGGTCAGTGAGAAAATgcacggggtaccggtaccatcgcgatgcagtaccggtaccaggtccagtaccggtaccaagccgATGCGGTACTGGTACTCTGTCCTGCAGAgttgaacccgagagcagaccaaattctttattttagagactttggtgctaagttttaaacctcacTCCTTGGAATGCGAGTCATAGATCGGAACatagtcaacgaccctccagaatacctgGAACAACTCGGAATACAGATCAAatactcgaaccttgcaatttgctaaaattcagtgtgttacattctcccctcctaaaaaggagtttcgtctgcgaaactaGAAGCAGGTTACCTCAAGATTCCATCTGAAAAAGAGAGGGATAGTATTCCTGCAGTGCGCTCTCtaactcccacgtggcctcgcgtttatcgtggttgctccaaaggaccttcacATAAGGAATATCGCGATTGCgaagcttcttcacctcgcggGCCAAAATCCTCAccggttgctcttcaaagcttaAATCATCCCTCAATTCCAACGGGATAATATCCAAAACGTGAGACGGATCGAAAATGTACTTCCGAATGACCGATACATGAATGACATTGtgcactcccgataggttcggcggtagagcaagtcgatatgctaccgggcctacacgctccaaaatctcatacggtccaataaaacGGGGACTCAACTTACCCCCAATACCAAATCTTCTAACTTCCTttgtcggcgagaccttcaagaatacaTGATATACAACTTGGAATTCCAAATCTCGTCGACGCTTATCTGCATAACTGCTCTGTCTACTCTGAGCAGTTAGCAAACGCTCTCAAGCAATGCGAACTTTATCCTCAGCTTCTTGAAGCACATtggggcctaaagccaatctctcgccaacttaaTTCCAATGAAGTGgagatctacacttccgtccataaagtgcttcgaagggtgccatcttgatgcttgcttgataactattattataagcGAACTCCGCCATTGGTAAGtgctgtgaccatcctccctggaagtctatcacgcaAGCTTgaagcatatcctccagagtctgaatagtgcgctcagATTGTCCATCACTCTAAGGGTGGAAAGCCGTGCTGAAATTCAAtcgagtgcctaaggcgtcctgcagactcctccaaaagtgagatacaaatctaggatctcgatcagatactatagaagtaggcactccatgaagccgcacaatctcatccaggtacacttgtgcgagcttctcacCTGTCCAAATCGTGTGAATAGGTATAAAATGAGCCGATTtagtcaacctatccacgatcaccctaatagcatcatgcccggcatGAGAGCGGGACAATCCCATAACAAAGTCTATGGCGGTgttctcccacttccaaacgggaATCGGCAAGCTCTGAAGTTTTACCGCGGGTAGGCGGtgctccgcttttacttgttgacaagttaaacatcgagctacaaactcgccaacatcctttttcatttcgggccaccaataaagtaacttcaaatccttgtacaccTTGGTGCCttccggatgtatagcataaggTGCACGGTGAGTTTCAAGAAGAATATCCTCCTTAATTCCGGGTTCCGCCGGTATACAAATCCGTCCACAGAAATGCAGCAacccttggtcatccacaaggaaatcaTTGGTGTAatcatcaaccatcttagctcgaatcttttgcaactccacatcatgaacttgctattttttaatcctttccaataaTGTCGGCTGTACAACCAATGCcatcaatctcaagggtgtATCAGAAGCCACCATTGtttgccaccacgaatgacgcacctcgcatgATCGATGGATCTTGGctgtggggtagtattcatgattcataTTAGTACGTATATGGATATTAGGTATTGCTGGTCCATGACTTCCAATAAATGCaagcatctactgttaattacccctgtggtattagggcaccttcgattaagagaccctTATAGGTGGGATGTGATGAATTATATCTtgatttattgaatcctaagtaaatgtattaggattcagttggatttgaggttgactaggtcctaaatatgtgttaagacctagtcgatattaaactctatgtattagagtctaattggctctaagtatatgtcttagagtccgattatattcaccttggttgtatattccaatgtggagatgtgaccaaatcccaagtatatgtattaaggTAGGTCGGATTTGACATTACTCGAAAGTAGAGAGTGGCTAATTCCTGAGTGTATGTATCTGGATTAATCGAGTTTAACATATTTTCCCACTCTAGTTATAAGTGCTAGAGTGaggatctgactaagccctaaggtaTTGCGTTAGGgtcgtcggatttgatttgcatgagctctaagtatatgtattagagttcgATCGGGTAAGGGTTTCACTCTAGGtagatgtgctagagcaaaaaaggctgactagactcCAAGTGTATGTGGTAGGATTAGCcgagcttggtttgacttctactctaggtatatatgctagagtaaaaggttgactagaccctaaggatatgtgttagggttagtcggatgaattctaagtatatgtgttagagttcgaatgaaCTTGATATATGtttttgactgaattctaagtgtATAgcttagaactctgtcgatttggagatggTTTTGCCTTAGTATATGTGCTAAGGCTGGTGGGGTTGACTTAACCCTAAATACATGTATTACGGGTAGTCgatatttgatttttactctaggtatatatGCTAGAGTAAAAAGGTTCATGATGAACTTGGTATGCATGGTTCATGACATTTGGGTATTGGTGTATAGAATTTGAGGatgatttggttcatgggatgtacgagatttggttcatgggatgtgatgtatggttcatgagttTTATGACTCATAGGGTTTGATGTATGGTTCATGTATTTAGTTCATAAATTTGGGTATGGTTTACGGGATtgggttcatgaacttgatgtacggttcatgaggtttggtttatggttcatgaacttggtgtatggttcatgaggtttggtttatggttcatgaacttggtttatggacttggttcatggttcatgaacttgatttatttggttcatgaactcagtttatggttcatgaggtttggacGAGGTTCGGTATGTGGTTCATGGTTtttggtttatgaacttggatatggttcatgaacttggtttatggacttggttcatggttcataaacttggttcatttggttcatgaacttggtttatggttcatgaggttagGCATTTggaatttggttcatgaacttggatatggttcatggatttggtttatggacttcaggttcatgggatttggcttatgaacttgggtatggttcgtggtgtttggttcacgactTGGGTAAgcttcatgaacttggttcatggttcatggttTATGAGTTTTGGTTCATGAGACTTGATTCAtaaacttgggtatggttcatggtGTTTGAGGTTTGGGTCATGAACTTGGCTCATGATTCAAGAAATTTGGGTTCTATTTAtgattggatttggatttagGGCTATTTGTAGACCGGATTGGATTTGAgtttgggtttttatttgtcgacttgatttgggttttgggtttggttttatttgtggacttgatttgggtttaggttttttgggtttaggttttggttttgagtttttatttgtggacttgggttgggtttgggttttatgggtttaggtttgggttttggattttgattggatttgatttgggtttgggtttttcggtttcggttttatttgtggacttggatttgattttGGGTCCTTATATGGATTTGGTATagatttgggttcgggtttggattttatttgtagacTGGATTGGATTAtggttttgggtttaggtttgggttttgggtttggatttggatttggttttgggtttggatttgggttttggttttatttgtggacatGATTTGGGTatggttttgggttttatttgtggaattggttttcttttcaattctatttcgggtccgaaaaaattctcttttgattttgcaattcgatttagggtccgaagaaatcccctttttgattttgcaattcgatttagggtccgaagaaatccccttttgattttgcaatttgatttgcggtccgaagaaattttcttttaattttgtaatttgatttggggtccgaagaaattttctttttgattttaatttgatttggggttcgaagaaatcctcttttgatttcaatttgatttggtgtccgaagaaatttcctttttgattctaatttgatttagggtccgaagaaattttcttttgatttcgatttgacttgaggtccgaagaaatcccctttttgattctaatttgatttggggtccgaagaaatcccctttttgATTCTAATTTGACTTGGGGTCCGAATAAATCTttgttttgatcttgatttggagtccgaagaaatttccgtttgattttgatttggggtccgaagaaattcccgttttgaTCTCGAttcggggtccgaagaaattcccgtttgatctcgatttggggtccgaagaaatccccgctTGATTTCGAttgatttggggttcgaagaaatccccgCTTGATttcgatttgatttggggtccgaaaatATCCCCCTtttgattctaatttgatttggggtccgaagaaatccctcttttgattttaatttgatttggggttcgaagaaattcccgttttgatcttgatttgaggtccgaagaaatccccgttttgatctcaatttggggtccgaagaaattcccgttttgatctcgatttggcTTGAATCTTAGCTGGTTTGAAAGTTTTGTGGATTGATTCAATGTTCTCGAAAGggattgaagggtccgaagaaacggagaatctttgattcccttCCCCTCTTTTTTCGAAAACACCGAACTGGTAAGGTTGGATATGACGGCGacgaagatgatgatggtggcATAGATCTTAACGGCCGGcagatttgatttgacattttcaaaAGATGCTAAAGGggccgaagaaacggggaatcaaagattcccctcccctcttcttttgaaaatatcaaaccgGCGATGCTGGAGATGACGTCGGTGAAGATGATGACGGTGGcacggatctgttcggccgGCGGATTTGGTTCGATATTTTCAAAAGATGTTGAAGGGTTCGAAGAAATGGGGAATCGAAGATTcccctctccttttctttcgaaAATATTAAATCGGCGATGCTGGAGATGACGTCGGTGAAGATGATGACGGTGGCGCGGATCTATTCGGCCGGCGGATTtggtttgatattttcaaaagagattgaagggtccgaagaaacgagaaatctttgattcccctcccctTTTCTTTCGAAAATACCAAACCGTCGATGCTGAAGGTGGTCGCGGCAATGTAGATCACCAATTCCATCAATTAACGGcttcgaatggggtattgagaggtccgaagaaacgggaagCCATTGGCTCCCGTCCACTCTCCTATCGAAGTCGTCTAAATGGTGTGGATGACTACTGTAGCAGGacctaaaaaaatgaaaaagaaaaagagggggagaaaagagatctttttttttttaaaaatttttttgatatgttttattatatattttttttctttcttgtttctttttttttttttttttaaacctgtTGATCAGATGACGGATTGGATGAAGCGGCTCGACGATCTCTCATCCTTTCTGCagctcggcgatctctcctcctttaaatttttttgtacgtAGGAACGTGTGTAGCAAGGGTGGAAATAATATTATCTCTCATCTTTTTATTGTAATCTCTCTCTGTATCGCTATCGTCTCCCTCTATCTATttgttctctcctctttttGTATTGTCCCCCGTATTGAATTTTATtctcatatttatagtagaagGGGTGGCGAGAGATATTTTGAAGAGTCGGTtagaaattcgaaattcgaaatcaaattttgaatcggttgttggatggataggtattcaaaattcgaatggatgtggttggttggaagatattttgggagttggttggggattcgaaattcgaaat encodes:
- the LOC109716071 gene encoding protein O-linked-mannose beta-1,4-N-acetylglucosaminyltransferase 2-like isoform X2, encoding MDQRKFISGEQVENVKPQKKLICNFAEPRSDVCEMDGDVRIHGNFSSIYFINSFESDTSVTNETWQVKPYARKHDRTLMERIRELTIASSHDPFDAPTCTVNHSIPAVVFATEGYTGNFYHDFTDVLIPLFITSRQFDGEVQFLISQMHIWWVHKYERIFKKLSNYEVIDLGKEVKVHCYPHAIVGLHSHKPLSIEPSRAPNNYSMVDFAKFMRTAYALDRDSPISLRENPRTNKPRLLIIARNRTRQLVNADEVARMADGLGFEVVIEEASFFRTVAQFAQIVNSCDVMMGVHGAGLTNSIFLPTNGVLIQVVPFGMLEGASMADFGIPAGDMKLKYLQYSISEEESTLIELYPRDHPVLKDPKSLHKQGWSVLSKIYLRQQNVRLNVTRFRPVLVEAMGLLN
- the LOC109716071 gene encoding uncharacterized protein LOC109716071 isoform X1, translated to MKWINSNLSQVHARSIGSGFLLGCFIILLFYFATYDRYASSFGAVDFEGPSTHASSNPSEEKISSEKLGGEQVENVKPQKKLICNFAEPRSDVCEMDGDVRIHGNFSSIYFINSFESDTSVTNETWQVKPYARKHDRTLMERIRELTIASSHDPFDAPTCTVNHSIPAVVFATEGYTGNFYHDFTDVLIPLFITSRQFDGEVQFLISQMHIWWVHKYERIFKKLSNYEVIDLGKEVKVHCYPHAIVGLHSHKPLSIEPSRAPNNYSMVDFAKFMRTAYALDRDSPISLRENPRTNKPRLLIIARNRTRQLVNADEVARMADGLGFEVVIEEASFFRTVAQFAQIVNSCDVMMGVHGAGLTNSIFLPTNGVLIQVVPFGMLEGASMADFGIPAGDMKLKYLQYSISEEESTLIELYPRDHPVLKDPKSLHKQGWSVLSKIYLRQQNVRLNVTRFRPVLVEAMGLLN